In one Myotis daubentonii chromosome 1, mMyoDau2.1, whole genome shotgun sequence genomic region, the following are encoded:
- the PIF1 gene encoding ATP-dependent DNA helicase PIF1, whose product MLSGSLAAAAECEDAELRCRVAVEELSPGGQPRRRQALRTAELSLGRNERRELMLRLQAPGPAERPRCFPLRAARLFTRFAASGRSTLRLPADGSPRAGAVQLLLSDCAPDRLRRFLRLLRLKLAAAPGPGPSSARAQLLGPRPRDFFTISPVQPEELRRAAATRGQDVTPVERATESRVGAEPNTVRTGKGEAPRWPLPVKKLNLAPAKSQLSEEQAAVLRVVLKGQSIFFTGSAGTGKSYLLKRILGSLPPTGTVTTASTGVAACHIGGTTLHAFAGIGSGQAPLAQCVALAQRPGVRQGWLNCQRLVIDEISMVEADLFDKLEAVARTVRQQDKPFGGIQLIICGDFLQLPPVTKGFQPPQFCFQAKSWRRCVPVTLELTKVWRQADQTFISLLQAVRLGRCSNEVTRQLQATATHKVGRDGIVATRLCTHQDDVALTNERRLRDLPGEVHSFEAMDSDPEQARTLDAQCPVSKLLQLKLGAQVMLVKNLAVSQGLVNGARGVVVGFETEGRGLPQVRFLCGVTEVIRAERWTVQTTGGRLLSRQQLPLQLAWAMSIHKSQGMSLDCVEISLGRVFASGQAYVALSRARSLQGLRVLDFDPMVVRCDPRVLRFYATLRRGSGLGLESPNDDEAASDQENVDPNL is encoded by the exons ATGCTGTCCGGTTCCCTGGCGGCGGCCGCGGAATGCGAGGACGCGGAGCTGCGGTGCCGCGTGGCTGTGGAGGAGCTGAGCCCCGGCGGGCAGCCGCGAAGGCGCCAGGCGCTGCGCACCGCGGAGCTGAGTCTGGGTCGGAACGAGCGCCGCGAGCTGATGCTGCGGCTGCAGGCGCCGGGGCCCGCGGAGCGGCCGCGCTGCTTCCCCCTGCGCGCGGCGCGCCTCTTCACGCGCTTCGCCGCCTCGGGACGCAGCACCCTGCGGCTCCCGGCCGACGGCTCGCCCCGGGCGGGCGCGGTGCAGCTGCTGCTCTCGGACTGCGCCCCGGACCGCCTGCGCCGCTTCCTGCGCCTGCTGCGACTCAAACTGGCCGCGGCGCCAGGTCCCGGGCCGTCCTCCGCCCGCGCGCAGTTGCTCGGCCCGCGGCCCCGCGACTTCTTCACCATCAGCCCCGTGCAGCCCGAAGAGCTGCGGCGCGCAGCGGCCACCCGGGGCCAGGACGTGACGCCGGTGGAGCGGGCCACGGAGTCGCGGGTGGGGGCCGAGCCCAACACCGTGAGGACAGGAAAGGGG GAAGCCCCAAGGTGGCCCCTGCCTGTGAAGAAGCTGAATTTGGCCCCCGCCAAATCACAGCTTTCTGAGGAGCAGGCTGCAGTGCTGAGGGTCGTCCTGAAAGGCCAGAGCATTTTCTTCACTGGGAGTGCAG GGACAGGGAAGTCTTATCTGCTGAAGCGTATCCTGggctcactgcctcccacaggcacagtGACCACCGCCAGCACGGGGGTGGCAGCCTGCCACATCGGGGGTACCACCCTCCATGCCTTTGCAG GCATCGGCTCGGGTCAGGCTCCCCTGGCCCAATGTGTGGCCCTGGCCCAGCGGCCAGGTGTGCGGCAGGGCTGGCTGAACTGCCAGCGGCTGGTCATCGATGAGATCTCCATGGTGGAGGCAGATCTATTTGACAAGCTAGAGGCCGTGGCCAG AACTGTCCGGCAGCAGGATAAGCCATTCGGAGGGATCCAGCTCATCATCTGTGGGGACTTCCTGCAGCTGCCGCCTGTAACCAAGGGCTTCCAGCCCCCACAGTTCTGCTTCCAG GCCAAGAGCTGGAGGAGGTGTGTCCCGGTGACCCTGGAGCTGACCAAGGTGTGGAGGCAGGCAGACCAGACCTTCATCTCTCTGCTGCAGGCTGTGAGACTGGGCAG GTGCTCAAATGAGGTGACCCGCCAGCTCCAGGCTACGGCCACCCACAAGGTGGGGCGAGACGGAATTGTGGCCACCAGGCTCTGCACCCACCAGGATGACGTGGCTCTTACCAATGAGAGGCGGCTGCGGGACCTGCCAG GTGAGGTGCACAGCTTTGAGGCCATGGACAGTGACCCTGAGCAAGCCCGGACTCTGGATGCCCAGTGTCCCGTTAGCAAGCTCCTTCAGCTAaagctgggggcccag GTGATGTTGGTGAAGAACTTGGCGGTGTCCCAGGGCCTGGTGAATGGTGCCCGAGGGGTGGTGGTCGGCTTCGAGACTGAGGGGAGAG GGCTGCCCCAGGTACGGTTTCTATGTGGGGTCACCGAGGTCATCCGTGCTGAACGCTGGACGGTGCAGACCACTGGGGGCCGGCTCCTCAGCCGGCagcagctgcccctccagctggcCTGGGCCATGTCCATCCACAAGAGCCAG GGCATGTCCCTGGATTGCGTGGAGATCTCCTTGGGCCGCGTGTTTGCCAGTGGCCAGGCCTACGTGGCCCTTTCCCGGGCCCGCAGCCTGCAGGGCCTGCGTGTGCTGGACTTTGACCCCATGGTGGTTCGCTGTGACCCCCGTGTGCTACGCTTCTATGCCACCCTGCGGCGGGGCAGTGGCCTCGGCCTG GAGTCCCCAAATGATGATGAAGCAGCCTCAGACCAGGAGAATGTGGATCCAAACCTTTGA